From a region of the Nonlabens dokdonensis DSW-6 genome:
- a CDS encoding ATP-binding protein — protein sequence MITRHAFEELFKRIENESRCHIQVLYGPRQTGKTTAARQLAKKTTQPFHIENADAIDPDSKEWILQQWQTARLLITTQGAKSAVLILDEIQKINNWSEQVKREWDADTANGIELKVVLLGSSRLMLQQGLTESLTGRFETIYVPHWSYSEMQELNDVSLEEYIFYGGYPGAATYYKDWRRWKRYINSAFIKTSIEKDILMLTRVDKPALLEKLFKIGSNFTGQILSYNKIKGQLQDAGNVTTLSHYLDLLDTAGLLAGLEKFTPNEVRKYSSSPKFQVQNNALFTAQQNLDFNAAIMKPIEWGRWVESAVGAHLYNASIEGGFEVSYWRERNNEVDFVIHDEDYSLGIEVKSGGEGYTKGMENFIKKFPNSKTLLVGHTGFPLEDFLKMDPRVALESIGGKVN from the coding sequence GTGATAACAAGACATGCTTTTGAAGAATTATTTAAACGTATAGAAAATGAATCTCGCTGTCACATACAAGTACTCTATGGACCGAGGCAAACTGGTAAAACTACAGCCGCAAGACAACTTGCAAAAAAAACAACACAACCATTTCACATAGAAAATGCCGATGCTATAGATCCTGATTCTAAAGAATGGATCTTACAACAATGGCAAACTGCGCGATTGCTTATCACCACACAAGGCGCAAAAAGTGCCGTTCTTATTCTAGATGAAATTCAAAAGATCAACAACTGGTCAGAACAAGTAAAAAGAGAATGGGATGCAGACACCGCAAATGGTATTGAGCTCAAAGTAGTTTTGCTAGGATCATCTCGATTAATGCTACAACAAGGCCTGACCGAGTCACTGACAGGAAGATTTGAAACCATTTATGTACCACATTGGAGTTATAGCGAAATGCAAGAATTAAACGATGTATCTCTTGAAGAATACATTTTCTACGGTGGTTATCCTGGCGCAGCGACTTATTATAAGGACTGGAGACGATGGAAGAGATACATAAACTCTGCTTTTATAAAGACTAGCATTGAAAAAGACATTTTAATGTTAACTCGAGTAGATAAACCTGCGTTACTAGAAAAACTCTTTAAAATAGGAAGCAATTTTACGGGACAAATACTTTCTTATAATAAGATTAAAGGACAACTACAAGATGCTGGTAATGTAACCACATTATCACATTACTTAGACTTGCTTGACACAGCAGGACTACTGGCTGGATTAGAAAAATTTACACCTAATGAAGTACGCAAATATAGCAGCAGTCCTAAGTTTCAAGTTCAAAATAATGCTCTTTTTACAGCTCAACAAAATCTAGATTTCAACGCCGCAATAATGAAACCCATAGAATGGGGACGCTGGGTAGAAAGTGCCGTAGGTGCTCACTTATATAATGCCAGTATTGAAGGCGGATTTGAAGTGAGTTACTGGCGAGAACGTAATAATGAAGTTGATTTTGTGATTCATGATGAAGATTACAGTCTCGGTATAGAAGTAAAAAGCGGTGGCGAAGGCTATACCAAAGGAATGGAAAATTTTATCAAGAAATTCCCCAATTCTAAAACATTATTAGTTGGACATACCGGATTTCCTTTAGAAGATTTTTTAAAAATGGATCCTAGAGTAGCATTAGAATCTATAGGTGGAAAAGTTAATTAA
- the trpA gene encoding tryptophan synthase subunit alpha: protein MTNKLTELLKYKPQNLLNIFFTAGYPHLEDTTTLLTALENADVDLVEIGIPFSDPLADGPTIQESSKIALENGMSIEKLFSQLQNHTPKVPVLLMGYLNPVMQYGLEKFCKKCQETGVDGLIVPDLPMYIYETEFKEVFEKYNISNIFLVTPQTSEKRIREIDDNSNGFIYAVSSASTTGSKADFSAAADYLGKLKEMDLKTPILTGFNIKNKQNFEDACKYVNGAIIGSEFIRQITDVEDITVAATSYIDSIKR from the coding sequence ATGACAAACAAACTCACAGAACTACTTAAATACAAGCCTCAAAACTTGTTGAATATATTCTTTACCGCTGGTTATCCTCATTTGGAAGACACCACTACTCTACTGACCGCACTTGAAAATGCTGACGTGGATTTAGTTGAAATCGGCATTCCGTTCAGTGATCCACTGGCAGATGGCCCAACGATTCAAGAAAGCAGTAAAATTGCCTTAGAAAATGGAATGTCTATTGAAAAGTTATTCTCTCAATTACAGAATCATACTCCTAAAGTTCCAGTTTTATTGATGGGATATTTGAATCCTGTGATGCAATATGGATTAGAGAAGTTTTGTAAAAAATGTCAAGAAACAGGTGTTGACGGCTTAATAGTTCCTGATTTACCAATGTACATTTATGAAACAGAGTTTAAGGAAGTCTTTGAGAAATATAATATCAGTAATATATTCTTAGTAACACCACAGACTTCTGAAAAACGTATTAGAGAAATTGACGATAACTCTAACGGTTTTATTTATGCGGTAAGTTCTGCAAGCACTACTGGATCTAAAGCAGACTTCTCTGCAGCGGCAGATTATCTAGGTAAACTGAAAGAAATGGATTTAAAAACTCCCATTCTCACTGGTTTCAATATTAAAAACAAGCAGAATTTTGAAGATGCTTGTAAATATGTAAATGGTGCCATTATAGGAAGTGAGTTCATCAGACAGATTACTGATGTGGAAGATATTACCGTTGCCGCCACCAGTTATATTGATAGTATTAAAAGATGA
- a CDS encoding anthranilate synthase component I family protein — MDQKKDQYQALTNHRVILADTLTPVAIYKRLRDRYPNSILLESNEYGQRSNSYSFICCNPVASFEVNKKEILSSFPDHQTNSEKFSTAFDLTSGLNTFKNSFEQIDKGFPFPTNGLFGYLSYDAVQLFEDLEFRFRESETNNIPLAHYQVFQNVLVFDHYHNQLYVFDHQYADYPSKLEEIVTVINHRDVANYSFKCTAEETSEMEDDDFRELVKKGKEHCHRGDVFQIVLSRKFEQAFQGDDFNVYRQLRAINPSPYLFYFDYGNFRIFGSSPEAQLLISGSKASIQPIAGTYKRTGNDIADLKAAEELKKDPKEAAEHIMLVDLARNDLSRHAREVVVEDYQNIHFYSHVIHMVSKVTGTIDEKDKIQLIGDTFPAGTLSGAPKFRAMQLIDTYEQSSREFYGGAIGYLGFDGNFNHAIIIRSILSRENKLLFRAGAGVVVESNIENETQEVYHKTNALRSAIKKAN, encoded by the coding sequence ATGGATCAAAAAAAAGATCAATATCAAGCTTTAACTAACCATCGAGTCATCCTAGCAGATACGCTAACTCCAGTTGCTATCTACAAGAGGTTGCGCGATCGTTATCCTAATAGTATTTTACTGGAAAGTAATGAATACGGACAACGCAGTAACAGCTACTCCTTTATTTGTTGTAATCCGGTAGCTTCTTTTGAGGTAAACAAAAAGGAAATTTTGTCTAGTTTTCCTGATCATCAAACCAATTCTGAAAAATTCAGTACGGCATTTGATTTGACCTCTGGATTAAACACATTTAAGAACTCGTTTGAGCAAATTGATAAAGGATTTCCTTTTCCAACTAATGGGCTTTTTGGTTATTTAAGTTATGATGCTGTTCAATTATTTGAAGATTTAGAGTTCCGCTTTCGCGAAAGCGAGACCAATAACATACCACTCGCCCATTATCAAGTCTTTCAAAACGTGCTTGTATTTGACCATTATCACAACCAGCTGTACGTTTTTGATCATCAATATGCTGATTACCCAAGTAAATTAGAAGAGATTGTAACTGTTATCAACCACCGTGATGTTGCTAATTACAGTTTTAAATGCACAGCTGAAGAAACGTCTGAAATGGAAGACGATGACTTTAGAGAACTAGTAAAAAAAGGAAAAGAACACTGTCATCGCGGTGATGTTTTTCAAATTGTGTTATCTAGAAAATTTGAACAAGCTTTTCAAGGTGATGACTTTAATGTGTACAGGCAGTTGAGAGCTATCAACCCTAGTCCATATCTGTTCTATTTTGATTACGGAAACTTTAGAATTTTTGGATCTTCGCCAGAAGCGCAGTTGTTAATTTCTGGATCTAAGGCAAGTATTCAACCCATTGCCGGAACTTATAAACGTACAGGAAATGACATCGCAGACCTTAAGGCCGCAGAAGAGCTTAAAAAAGACCCTAAAGAAGCAGCAGAACATATAATGCTAGTAGATCTTGCTAGAAATGATCTAAGTCGTCATGCAAGAGAAGTGGTTGTAGAAGATTATCAAAATATTCATTTCTATTCTCATGTAATACACATGGTAAGCAAGGTAACCGGAACAATTGATGAAAAAGATAAAATTCAATTAATAGGAGATACATTTCCTGCCGGTACTCTAAGTGGTGCACCTAAATTTAGAGCCATGCAATTAATAGACACTTATGAACAATCTTCTCGAGAATTTTACGGCGGTGCAATAGGTTATTTAGGTTTTGACGGTAATTTTAACCACGCAATTATAATTAGAAGTATATTATCCCGAGAAAATAAATTACTATTTAGAGCAGGAGCAGGCGTTGTTGTAGAGAGCAATATTGAAAATGAAACACAAGAAGTCTATCATAAAACAAATGCACTAAGAAGTGCGATTAAAAAAGCAAACTAA
- the trpD gene encoding anthranilate phosphoribosyltransferase — protein MKEILNELFNHGTLSRKAAYDILTAITSGKVNEAQIAAFLTVYGMRSITVEELAGFRDAMLEQANLIDLSDFNPIDLCGTGGDGKNTFNISTLASFVTAGAGIPVAKHGNYGVSSVSGSSNVMEHLGFVFTNDHDILRKQITEANITFLHAPLFHPAMKAVAPIRKQLGVKTFFNMLGPLVNPAKPKLQSVGVFNLQLARNYEYLFQSETDKKYAILHAHEGYDEVSLTGKVRMARNNGVSDLSANDFGMESLKQSDIYGGETVEDAAKIFMKVLENNATDAQKSVVIANAATAISVAQDLNLHQSVMLARESLESGKALKSFQKLMELKA, from the coding sequence ATGAAAGAGATTCTAAACGAATTATTTAATCATGGTACGCTTTCGCGAAAAGCGGCATACGACATTCTCACTGCAATTACCAGTGGTAAAGTTAACGAGGCACAAATTGCAGCGTTCTTAACAGTCTATGGAATGCGCAGCATTACTGTAGAGGAATTAGCTGGTTTTAGAGACGCCATGCTAGAGCAAGCAAATCTAATTGACCTATCAGATTTTAATCCTATAGATTTATGTGGTACTGGTGGTGATGGAAAGAATACTTTTAACATCAGCACACTAGCAAGTTTTGTAACTGCAGGAGCTGGAATACCAGTAGCAAAACACGGTAATTATGGAGTAAGCTCTGTAAGCGGTTCTTCTAATGTGATGGAGCATTTGGGGTTTGTATTTACAAATGATCATGATATTCTTAGAAAACAAATAACTGAGGCTAACATTACTTTTTTACACGCACCGCTATTTCATCCTGCAATGAAGGCTGTTGCTCCTATACGAAAACAATTAGGTGTAAAAACTTTTTTCAACATGTTGGGACCATTAGTAAATCCAGCAAAACCTAAGTTACAAAGTGTAGGCGTTTTTAATTTACAATTAGCTCGTAATTATGAATATCTTTTTCAATCAGAAACAGATAAAAAATATGCGATACTACATGCACATGAAGGATATGATGAAGTAAGTCTTACAGGAAAAGTACGCATGGCTAGAAATAATGGAGTGAGCGATTTATCTGCAAATGATTTTGGTATGGAATCATTGAAGCAGTCAGATATTTATGGAGGAGAGACTGTGGAAGATGCTGCAAAAATCTTCATGAAAGTACTAGAAAACAATGCGACCGATGCTCAAAAGAGTGTGGTGATTGCAAATGCGGCAACTGCCATTTCAGTCGCACAAGATTTAAACCTACATCAGTCGGTAATGTTGGCTAGAGAATCTTTAGAGTCTGGAAAAGCCTTAAAAAGCTTTCAGAAACTTATGGAACTCAAAGCCTAA
- a CDS encoding NRAMP family divalent metal transporter: MNKFFKVLGPGLLFASTAIGVSHLVQSTRAGMIYGYGFLGAIIIINILKYPFFEYGTRYAAGSNESLIDGYKRLGKWAIWSYFVVMIVSLFFVSAAVFQVTAVFMKELFQIEDVVYTFLPLVLIIGSCFMILALGKYKFLDQFIKVVGLAMIVCVLIAFIMTFFKEETVISEQFEAPQLWSLSTIPFGIALMGWMPTAVDLSAWNSLWTLEKQKVSGYRSTVKESTNEFALGYGISAVLAVLFLALGSMLVYGTDTVIVSGSAGFANQVIALFTSAMGEWSYYIIAIAAFCIMYGTSIGVLDGYSRALKRTTEVLFFKSKTASEKWYLSALVVTALGGFSICYFLSNNPKGFLLLVDIATILSFLFAPIVAVLNYKLVTRMEFPKEHHPRFFMKAISLLGITVLTVMSLVYICYYCGAFN, from the coding sequence ATGAATAAATTCTTCAAAGTTTTAGGTCCAGGATTGTTATTTGCCAGTACGGCAATAGGTGTCAGTCATCTTGTGCAAAGTACACGGGCAGGAATGATATATGGTTATGGATTTTTAGGAGCAATTATAATTATCAACATCCTCAAGTATCCATTTTTTGAATATGGGACTAGATATGCTGCAGGAAGTAATGAAAGCTTGATAGACGGTTACAAGCGATTAGGTAAATGGGCAATATGGTCCTACTTTGTGGTTATGATAGTAAGTTTATTCTTTGTAAGTGCTGCTGTTTTTCAAGTTACAGCTGTGTTTATGAAAGAGTTATTTCAAATTGAAGATGTTGTATATACATTTCTACCACTTGTATTGATTATAGGCTCTTGCTTTATGATTCTAGCTTTGGGAAAGTATAAGTTTTTAGATCAATTCATTAAAGTTGTAGGGCTAGCCATGATTGTTTGTGTGCTCATTGCATTTATCATGACTTTTTTTAAAGAAGAGACAGTCATTTCTGAACAATTTGAAGCTCCACAATTATGGTCTTTGAGCACGATTCCTTTTGGTATAGCTCTTATGGGATGGATGCCTACGGCGGTAGACTTAAGTGCCTGGAATAGTCTCTGGACTCTAGAAAAACAAAAAGTGAGCGGATATCGCTCTACCGTAAAAGAATCTACTAATGAATTTGCGCTAGGATACGGTATAAGTGCTGTGCTTGCCGTTTTGTTTCTAGCATTAGGCTCTATGCTTGTTTATGGAACAGATACGGTTATAGTTTCTGGTAGTGCTGGGTTTGCAAATCAGGTCATTGCCTTATTTACTAGTGCTATGGGAGAATGGTCTTACTATATTATTGCAATAGCGGCTTTTTGTATCATGTATGGGACGAGCATAGGAGTTCTTGATGGATATTCTAGAGCTTTAAAGCGTACTACTGAAGTTTTATTTTTTAAAAGCAAAACTGCTAGTGAAAAATGGTATTTATCGGCTTTAGTTGTCACCGCTTTAGGAGGTTTTTCTATTTGCTATTTCCTTAGTAATAATCCCAAGGGTTTTCTATTATTGGTAGATATAGCAACTATACTTTCTTTTCTATTTGCACCTATTGTAGCTGTACTTAATTACAAGCTTGTTACAAGAATGGAATTCCCAAAAGAGCATCATCCTCGGTTTTTTATGAAGGCAATATCTCTCTTGGGAATTACAGTGTTAACTGTTATGTCGCTGGTCTACATTTGCTATTATTGCGGTGCGTTCAACTAG
- a CDS encoding phosphoribosylanthranilate isomerase encodes MRDIENINHLQELDIDFMGIIRYSKSKRFVDDSQKEKVAQQTMNKGTVGVYVNESLENILKDFIPLQLDVIQLHGDEDSAFAKALLEIDIKIFKAFQITENFDFNSLKEWEELAAQYVGKLFFLFDTATPNYGGSGKKFNWSILDSYKGEVPFLLSGGISNKDAYAIKEFKHKMFLGVDLNSKFETEPGVKNIEEIKTFIEKLRK; translated from the coding sequence ATGCGCGACATAGAAAACATCAACCATTTACAGGAGCTAGACATAGACTTTATGGGAATTATACGATACTCAAAGTCTAAGCGATTTGTAGACGATTCTCAAAAAGAAAAAGTCGCCCAACAAACCATGAATAAAGGTACCGTAGGCGTGTATGTAAATGAATCCCTTGAAAACATTTTAAAAGATTTCATTCCATTGCAACTGGACGTTATTCAATTACATGGTGATGAGGATTCCGCTTTCGCGAAAGCGTTACTAGAAATAGATATCAAGATATTTAAAGCTTTTCAAATCACAGAAAACTTTGATTTCAATAGTTTAAAAGAATGGGAAGAGCTTGCAGCACAATATGTTGGCAAACTCTTCTTCTTATTTGATACAGCTACGCCAAATTATGGAGGTAGCGGCAAGAAATTTAACTGGTCCATTCTCGACTCTTATAAAGGAGAAGTACCCTTTTTATTGAGCGGTGGAATATCTAATAAAGATGCCTATGCCATAAAAGAATTTAAACACAAAATGTTTTTAGGTGTTGATCTCAATTCAAAATTTGAAACTGAGCCTGGTGTTAAAAACATAGAAGAAATAAAAACATTCATAGAAAAATTGAGAAAATGA
- the trpC gene encoding indole-3-glycerol phosphate synthase TrpC, whose amino-acid sequence MEDILKKITNQTAEDLKVRKDKTSLSQLREMHFYSRKTLSLYKGLKNGSGIIAEHKRQSPSKGSFNCPASLQDVVKGYEAAGASAISCLTDEPFFGGTLQDLLEARKSVNIPILRKDFIIDLYQIHEAKAYGADAILLIAACLNNEELIAMSVEAMNLGLEILFEVHDLEELNRIKEVTSSMNTSKFVIGVNNRDLKKFKTDIQNSKDLLPHFPENVLAISESGISDPQIVKELKNIGFEGFLIGENFMKTDQPGTSCKQFIKAIQS is encoded by the coding sequence ATGGAAGACATCCTAAAAAAAATAACAAATCAAACTGCTGAAGACTTAAAGGTTAGAAAAGATAAAACTTCTCTTTCTCAATTAAGAGAAATGCACTTCTACTCAAGAAAAACCTTGTCATTATATAAGGGTTTAAAAAACGGTAGCGGCATCATAGCGGAACATAAAAGACAAAGTCCGAGCAAAGGATCGTTCAATTGCCCGGCTAGTTTACAAGATGTGGTCAAAGGTTATGAAGCAGCTGGTGCTAGTGCGATAAGCTGTTTAACGGACGAGCCATTTTTTGGTGGGACATTACAAGATTTACTGGAAGCAAGAAAATCGGTTAACATTCCTATCCTGCGCAAGGACTTCATTATTGATTTATATCAAATTCATGAAGCCAAAGCCTACGGAGCAGACGCCATTCTACTCATAGCAGCTTGCTTGAATAATGAAGAATTAATAGCCATGTCGGTCGAAGCTATGAATCTAGGATTGGAAATTCTATTTGAAGTACACGATCTAGAAGAGCTCAATCGTATAAAAGAAGTGACCTCTTCAATGAACACTTCAAAATTTGTGATAGGTGTCAACAACCGAGACTTAAAGAAATTTAAAACTGATATTCAAAACAGTAAAGATTTATTACCTCATTTTCCTGAAAATGTTTTGGCCATTTCAGAAAGTGGAATTTCTGATCCACAAATAGTAAAAGAGCTTAAAAATATAGGATTTGAAGGTTTTTTAATAGGAGAAAACTTTATGAAAACAGATCAACCAGGAACTAGCTGTAAACAATTTATAAAAGCGATTCAATCATGA
- the trpB gene encoding tryptophan synthase subunit beta: protein MSYQVNEKGFYGEFGGAFIPELLYPNIEELQENYLAIEKSPEFQKEFHQLLKDYVGRPTPLFLAKRLSEKYGAQIWLKREDLCHTGAHKINNTIGQILLAEKLGKKRIIAETGAGQHGVATATVCALKGLECIVYMGEKDIKRQAPNVARMKMLGAEVRPATSGSKTLKDATNEAMRDWINNPEDTHYIIGSVVGPHPYPDMVARYQSVISEEIKKQMDGLPDYVIACVGGGSNAMGAFYHFLDDKEVKLIGVEAAGLGVDTDKTAATLTLGTPGVLHASRSIMMQDKDGQVVEPHSISAGLDYPGIGPAHAWLKVSDRAQYMAVTDADALIAAVECSRLEGIIPALETAHAFSVLKDLDLKPTDRVVINLSGRGDKDMNTYMEELDL from the coding sequence ATGAGCTATCAAGTAAATGAAAAAGGATTTTATGGAGAATTCGGTGGTGCATTCATTCCAGAATTGCTCTATCCTAATATTGAAGAACTTCAGGAAAACTATCTAGCGATAGAAAAATCACCAGAATTTCAAAAAGAGTTTCATCAATTGCTTAAAGATTATGTAGGTCGCCCTACTCCATTATTTTTAGCTAAGAGATTATCTGAGAAATACGGTGCTCAAATCTGGTTGAAACGTGAAGACCTATGTCATACTGGCGCTCATAAAATTAACAACACCATAGGTCAAATTCTGCTTGCTGAAAAATTAGGTAAGAAGAGAATCATAGCAGAGACTGGCGCTGGACAACATGGTGTGGCTACAGCCACGGTCTGTGCTTTGAAAGGTCTAGAGTGTATCGTTTATATGGGCGAGAAAGACATTAAACGTCAAGCACCTAATGTCGCTCGTATGAAAATGTTGGGTGCTGAAGTTAGACCAGCAACCAGTGGTTCTAAAACCTTAAAAGACGCTACTAATGAGGCGATGCGCGACTGGATCAATAATCCAGAAGACACTCATTATATCATAGGTTCTGTAGTTGGACCGCATCCATATCCTGACATGGTGGCAAGATATCAATCTGTGATTTCTGAAGAGATTAAAAAGCAAATGGATGGTTTGCCAGATTATGTTATTGCTTGTGTAGGTGGTGGTTCTAACGCGATGGGAGCTTTTTATCACTTTTTAGATGATAAAGAAGTAAAATTAATAGGCGTTGAAGCCGCAGGATTAGGAGTTGATACCGATAAAACCGCAGCGACGCTAACTTTAGGTACGCCTGGTGTATTGCACGCAAGTCGTTCTATAATGATGCAAGATAAAGATGGACAAGTTGTAGAACCTCATAGTATTTCGGCAGGATTAGACTATCCTGGAATCGGACCAGCACATGCCTGGTTGAAAGTTTCTGACCGTGCACAATATATGGCCGTTACAGATGCTGACGCACTTATCGCTGCCGTAGAATGTAGTCGTCTTGAGGGAATTATTCCAGCGCTAGAAACGGCTCATGCATTTTCAGTGCTGAAAGATCTGGACTTAAAACCTACTGATCGAGTAGTCATCAATCTTTCTGGTCGTGGCGATAAGGATATGAATACGTATATGGAGGAGCTCGACCTATAG
- a CDS encoding anthranilate synthase component II produces MSKSILLIDNYDSFTFNLVHYLEDLDVNVTVVRNDKITPEECVGFDAIVLSPGPGIPSEAGNLLAIIDFLKDKKPLLGICLGHQAITEVFGGEIINLDKVYHGISTQMTHSGNDIFKEIDTNFEAGRYHSWAAQSSSFPETLEITATDENGQIMALKHKELPIYGLQFHPESIMTPQGKTMLKNFIDTL; encoded by the coding sequence ATGAGTAAAAGCATACTTCTTATAGATAATTACGACTCATTTACTTTTAATCTTGTCCACTATTTAGAAGACTTAGATGTAAATGTTACCGTAGTACGCAACGATAAAATAACGCCTGAAGAATGCGTCGGTTTTGACGCTATTGTATTATCACCAGGACCTGGAATCCCAAGTGAAGCTGGAAATCTTCTGGCTATAATTGACTTTCTTAAAGATAAAAAACCACTGCTTGGCATTTGTCTAGGTCACCAAGCCATTACTGAAGTATTCGGAGGTGAAATAATAAATCTTGATAAAGTATATCACGGGATTTCAACTCAAATGACGCATTCTGGCAACGATATTTTTAAAGAAATTGACACTAATTTTGAAGCAGGAAGGTATCATTCTTGGGCTGCTCAAAGCAGTAGCTTTCCTGAAACACTAGAAATTACTGCCACAGATGAAAATGGGCAAATCATGGCTTTGAAGCATAAAGAATTGCCTATTTACGGATTGCAATTTCATCCTGAAAGCATCATGACACCACAAGGTAAAACCATGCTCAAGAACTTTATAGACACTTTATAG
- the asnB gene encoding asparagine synthase B yields the protein MCGIVGVFQLKKESSEQREAVLELSKKIRHRGPDWSGIYCGDNAILAHERLTIVDPQSGGQPLYSPDGNIVLAVNGEIYNHQEIRSRYPEYDFKTKSDCEVILALYQDKGVNFMDELTGMYGFALYDSVKDVFLCARDHQGIIPLYYGTDDMGQFYVASELKALEGTCNEISPFPPGNYYYSEGGDFTKWYDREWKDYKTVKDNSSSVADLKKAMEDSVHRHLMSDVPYGVLLSGGLDSSIVSAVAKKYASRRVESGDHADAWWPQLHSFAIGLEGSPDLEAAQKVADHIGTVHHSVHFTIQEGLDAIKDVVYFLETYDVTTIRASTPMYLLARVIKSMGIKMVLSGEGSDEIFGGYLYFHKAPNAEEFHKETVRKLDTLHLYDNLRANKSLAAWGIEGRVPFLDKEFIDVAMNLNPKDKMCGNGKMEKHILREAFEDYLPKSVAWRQKEQFSDGVGYSWIDTLKEVVENVVTDEMMEAAPFKFKINPPQNKEEYYYRSIFSEHFPSDAAAKCVPSLKSVACSTPVALEWDAAFKNMNDPSGRAVSGVHDEGY from the coding sequence ATGTGTGGTATCGTAGGAGTTTTTCAACTCAAAAAAGAAAGTAGTGAACAAAGAGAAGCTGTTCTAGAATTATCAAAAAAAATTAGGCATCGTGGTCCAGACTGGTCTGGTATTTATTGTGGCGATAATGCCATTCTAGCTCATGAAAGGTTAACAATTGTAGATCCACAATCTGGTGGGCAACCTTTATACAGTCCAGATGGAAATATTGTACTTGCAGTAAACGGAGAAATTTACAACCATCAAGAAATACGTAGTAGGTATCCAGAATACGATTTTAAAACGAAGTCAGACTGTGAAGTGATACTTGCTTTATACCAAGATAAAGGCGTAAACTTTATGGATGAGCTTACTGGAATGTACGGTTTTGCATTATATGATAGTGTCAAGGATGTTTTCCTTTGCGCTCGAGACCATCAAGGAATTATACCTTTATACTATGGCACAGATGATATGGGACAGTTTTATGTAGCTAGTGAGCTCAAGGCACTTGAAGGAACTTGTAACGAAATAAGTCCATTCCCGCCAGGAAACTATTACTACAGTGAAGGTGGAGATTTTACTAAATGGTATGATAGAGAATGGAAAGATTATAAAACAGTAAAAGACAATTCTAGCTCTGTTGCAGACCTTAAAAAAGCAATGGAAGATTCTGTTCACAGACATTTGATGAGCGATGTACCGTATGGTGTATTACTTTCTGGTGGGCTAGACAGTTCGATAGTAAGTGCTGTGGCAAAAAAATATGCTTCAAGAAGAGTAGAATCTGGTGATCATGCAGATGCATGGTGGCCGCAGTTGCACTCATTTGCCATAGGACTAGAAGGTAGTCCCGATCTAGAAGCTGCTCAAAAAGTAGCAGATCATATAGGAACAGTTCACCATAGTGTACACTTTACTATCCAAGAAGGACTCGATGCCATTAAAGATGTAGTGTATTTTCTAGAAACTTATGATGTAACTACCATCAGAGCCTCTACACCTATGTATTTACTTGCTAGAGTTATCAAATCTATGGGAATTAAAATGGTTCTTTCTGGAGAAGGAAGCGATGAGATTTTCGGAGGTTATTTATACTTTCACAAAGCTCCTAATGCAGAAGAGTTTCACAAAGAAACAGTGCGCAAATTAGACACATTGCATTTATATGACAACTTAAGAGCAAACAAATCGCTTGCTGCGTGGGGAATTGAAGGTCGTGTGCCGTTTTTAGATAAAGAATTTATTGACGTTGCCATGAATTTAAATCCTAAAGATAAAATGTGCGGCAATGGAAAAATGGAGAAACACATCTTGCGAGAGGCCTTTGAAGATTACTTACCTAAGAGTGTTGCCTGGAGGCAAAAGGAACAGTTTAGCGATGGTGTAGGCTACAGCTGGATTGATACCTTAAAAGAAGTAGTAGAAAATGTAGTGACTGATGAAATGATGGAAGCGGCTCCTTTTAAATTTAAAATCAATCCGCCGCAAAATAAAGAGGAGTATTATTACCGTAGTATTTTCTCAGAACATTTTCCAAGTGATGCCGCTGCAAAATGTGTACCTTCTTTAAAGTCAGTAGCTTGTTCTACTCCAGTAGCATTAGAATGGGACGCTGCTTTTAAAAATATGAATGATCCTTCTGGTCGTGCAGTAAGCGGAGTGCATGATGAAGGTTATTAA